A section of the Virgibacillus sp. NKC19-3 genome encodes:
- the cwlD gene encoding N-acetylmuramoyl-L-alanine amidase CwlD, protein MSRGSKITLWAIGLLLLVFFIQFPLQQKEEAWTASSPWSLPLSGKTIVLDPGHGGVDGGAGQEGALEKDIALTITKKLQHYLQQTGAIVYLTREEDVDLAEEDTQGYSRRKTEDIRNRLQFIHDHEADFFVTLHLNALPSSEWRGAQTFYYPEFDESRHLAKMIQSEITRNLENTNRSTLANNSMYLLKNAEVPGALVEAGFLSNREERELLTQDKYQDQMAASIYEGILRYVTEEIEDPEE, encoded by the coding sequence ATGAGTCGTGGCAGCAAAATTACACTATGGGCAATAGGACTTTTATTATTGGTTTTTTTTATACAATTTCCGCTTCAGCAAAAGGAAGAGGCGTGGACAGCTTCTTCCCCATGGTCTCTACCATTATCCGGGAAAACAATTGTACTTGATCCTGGCCATGGCGGTGTTGATGGAGGAGCAGGCCAAGAAGGAGCATTGGAGAAAGATATCGCATTGACGATAACGAAAAAGCTGCAACATTATTTGCAGCAAACCGGCGCGATTGTTTATTTAACAAGGGAAGAAGATGTTGATCTGGCCGAGGAAGATACCCAAGGGTACTCGCGAAGGAAAACGGAGGATATTCGCAACCGACTTCAATTTATTCATGATCATGAGGCCGATTTTTTCGTGACATTACATTTAAACGCCTTGCCATCAAGTGAATGGCGTGGTGCGCAAACATTTTACTATCCGGAATTCGATGAAAGCAGACATCTGGCAAAAATGATTCAATCGGAAATCACACGAAACTTGGAAAATACAAATCGTTCCACGTTAGCGAATAATAGCATGTATCTGTTAAAGAATGCGGAAGTACCTGGTGCTTTAGTGGAGGCTGGGTTTCTTTCAAATAGAGAAGAGCGTGAATTACTTACACAAGATAAGTACCAGGATCAAATGGCAGCAAGCATTTATGAGGGTATTTTGCGATATGTCACCGAAGAAATAGAAGACCCGGAGGAGTAA
- a CDS encoding Mrp/NBP35 family ATP-binding protein, whose protein sequence is MLTNEEIVQLLNPVKDPFLHTTFEQTDAIKSVKIKEEKKHVSLKIAIAKTNTAEQMQLQQEIVGILKQNGASTVGLRFEQLPDEIIQKYQPAVEKEQESSLMGGANPPHFIAVASGKGGVGKSTVTVNLAMSLMRLGKKVGIIDADIYGFSVPDMMGVEERPQVRGKTIIPVERFGVKVISMGFFVEDNSPIIWRGPMLGKMLNNFFKEVEWGDLDYLLLDLPPGTGDIAMDVHELLPTCKEVLVTTPHPTAAFVAARAGQMALKTEHEILGVVENMAYFQSKSGDKEYIFGKGGGPKLAEALQTKVLGQLPLQQPYEEEEVFAPSIYQQDHPIGQEYHKIASKIAAKLDE, encoded by the coding sequence ATGTTAACAAATGAAGAAATTGTACAACTTCTTAACCCGGTTAAGGATCCATTTTTACATACAACGTTTGAACAAACGGACGCCATTAAAAGCGTTAAGATTAAAGAAGAGAAAAAGCATGTTAGTTTAAAAATAGCTATTGCAAAAACAAATACAGCAGAACAGATGCAGTTGCAACAAGAAATTGTAGGTATTTTAAAGCAAAATGGTGCTTCAACGGTTGGATTGCGCTTTGAACAATTGCCTGATGAAATTATTCAAAAATACCAGCCTGCCGTAGAAAAAGAACAAGAAAGTTCGCTGATGGGTGGAGCAAATCCTCCTCACTTTATCGCGGTTGCAAGTGGTAAGGGTGGTGTTGGGAAATCCACGGTTACAGTTAATCTCGCTATGTCATTGATGCGACTTGGTAAAAAAGTGGGTATTATTGATGCAGATATATATGGATTCAGTGTTCCGGATATGATGGGGGTTGAGGAACGTCCGCAAGTTCGCGGGAAAACAATTATTCCGGTTGAGCGTTTTGGTGTGAAAGTTATTTCCATGGGTTTCTTTGTTGAAGATAATTCGCCGATCATTTGGCGTGGACCGATGCTTGGCAAAATGCTGAATAACTTTTTTAAAGAAGTAGAATGGGGTGACTTGGACTACTTGTTGCTTGATCTTCCACCAGGAACAGGCGATATTGCAATGGACGTGCACGAATTATTACCTACCTGTAAAGAGGTGCTTGTAACAACGCCGCATCCAACCGCGGCATTTGTAGCGGCACGTGCCGGGCAAATGGCGTTAAAGACAGAGCATGAAATTCTAGGTGTTGTGGAAAATATGGCCTATTTTCAAAGTAAATCCGGGGATAAAGAGTATATTTTCGGAAAAGGCGGGGGGCCAAAACTGGCAGAAGCATTACAAACCAAGGTGCTTGGTCAATTACCCCTTCAGCAACCATATGAAGAAGAAGAGGTCTTCGCACCATCCATTTATCAGCAAGATCATCCAATTGGACAAGAATATCATAAAATCGCATCGAAAATTGCGGCGAAATTAGACGAATAG
- the gerD gene encoding spore germination lipoprotein GerD, translated as MNRIILLFVIVFMLLLSACNGEDSSRNEAEYDTTKKMVVDILQTEDGKKALQEIMSDEAMKEELIIESDEVNKSINETLTSDKGKEMWKRLFSDPAFVKSFTSSMEEPQQDLMKRLMNDSNYQEQMLKLLQDPQMTEQIMSVLKSQEFRSHLEETIQETLETPTFQAKIQEILLQAAEEQSDGQQGDSSGDEQEDSSSGGGGSGGSDRSDEEDSGDGGSGQ; from the coding sequence ATGAATCGCATCATTTTACTATTCGTTATTGTATTCATGCTATTACTAAGTGCCTGTAATGGAGAAGACTCCTCCAGGAATGAAGCAGAATATGATACAACAAAGAAAATGGTTGTTGATATATTACAGACGGAGGATGGAAAAAAGGCACTTCAGGAAATTATGTCTGATGAAGCCATGAAAGAAGAACTGATTATCGAATCCGATGAAGTAAATAAATCCATCAATGAAACACTAACTTCTGATAAAGGAAAAGAAATGTGGAAACGTTTGTTTTCCGATCCCGCTTTTGTTAAAAGCTTTACCAGTTCCATGGAAGAACCCCAACAGGATCTAATGAAACGTTTAATGAATGACTCCAACTATCAAGAGCAAATGCTTAAGCTACTCCAAGATCCACAAATGACAGAACAAATAATGAGTGTGTTAAAAAGCCAAGAGTTCCGTTCTCATTTAGAAGAAACTATCCAAGAAACATTAGAAACCCCAACATTCCAAGCTAAAATCCAGGAGATACTATTACAAGCTGCCGAGGAGCAAAGTGATGGCCAGCAGGGAGACAGCAGTGGCGATGAGCAGGAAGATAGCAGTAGTGGAGGTGGCGGGAGTGGTGGTAGTGACAGGAGTGATGAAGAAGATAGTGGCGATGGAGGAAGCGGTCAATAA
- a CDS encoding KinB-signaling pathway activation protein, translated as MNTRKLVNFFFKTLFIGAITGLVTSFFVKAGDYALFFNPFNFMEVLGLLVFFIGLGLVFAVVSQTGFFAHLFINRLGLGLFRSYWPLVQVVLIAFVVFDLVYFPYQATEGEVSLLWYLLMAVAILGYGLIIARIKAKETKQRAFIPALFLMVVMTTVEWIPGMQTEGTDYAWLMIIPLLACNTYQLLMLHRLHEPDSHQTTKAGKSKPATKANPKKA; from the coding sequence TTGAACACGCGTAAATTAGTGAATTTCTTTTTTAAGACGTTATTTATTGGAGCAATAACAGGGCTTGTTACAAGCTTCTTCGTAAAAGCAGGAGATTACGCTCTTTTTTTCAACCCGTTTAATTTCATGGAAGTTCTTGGGTTATTGGTATTCTTCATCGGCTTAGGACTTGTTTTTGCGGTGGTTAGCCAGACAGGATTCTTTGCCCATTTATTTATTAATCGATTAGGGCTGGGTTTGTTTCGCTCCTATTGGCCGCTGGTACAAGTTGTACTAATCGCCTTTGTTGTCTTTGATTTGGTATATTTCCCCTATCAAGCCACAGAAGGGGAGGTTTCTTTGCTATGGTATTTATTAATGGCTGTTGCGATCCTCGGTTATGGATTGATCATTGCCAGGATTAAAGCAAAGGAAACGAAACAGCGGGCATTTATTCCTGCACTGTTTCTAATGGTTGTGATGACAACGGTCGAATGGATTCCCGGCATGCAAACAGAAGGAACCGATTACGCCTGGTTAATGATTATTCCGTTGCTCGCGTGTAACACCTATCAGCTCCTTATGCTGCACCGTTTGCATGAACCTGATTCTCATCAAACAACGAAAGCTGGAAAAAGTAAACCAGCTACAAAAGCAAATCCGAAAAAGGCATAA
- the pdaB gene encoding polysaccharide deacetylase family sporulation protein PdaB, giving the protein MEHFYVMKFNKWKRWGIVVLLAFFTAAFVWFEQDGTFSVFSGDDPAVLSKGDANEPNIALTFNISWGEERVFDILEQLEQEQVQATFFLSGEWVERHPDIVEDIAEGEHEIGMLGYRYKSYLDQEIDEVRNDLTQAREVFEKLDYEDVNLLRTPSGHFNTEIIELAEEMDFEVIHWNVNSHDWLNPGTDAIVDNVMTETTNGDIILMHASDSAKQTADALDIILPGLQNKEFQFVSMSELINQAEANAEIVD; this is encoded by the coding sequence ATGGAACATTTTTATGTTATGAAATTTAATAAGTGGAAACGCTGGGGTATTGTAGTACTGTTGGCATTTTTCACGGCTGCATTTGTATGGTTTGAGCAAGATGGAACATTTTCAGTTTTTTCTGGTGATGATCCTGCTGTTTTATCTAAGGGAGATGCCAATGAGCCGAATATCGCCTTAACATTTAATATCAGCTGGGGAGAAGAACGAGTATTTGATATTTTGGAACAACTCGAACAAGAACAGGTTCAGGCAACGTTTTTCCTGAGCGGGGAATGGGTGGAACGTCATCCGGATATTGTAGAGGACATTGCTGAAGGGGAGCATGAAATTGGCATGTTGGGCTATCGTTATAAAAGCTATCTTGATCAGGAAATCGATGAAGTGAGAAATGACTTAACCCAAGCAAGGGAGGTATTTGAAAAGCTTGATTATGAAGATGTCAACCTACTTCGTACACCAAGTGGACATTTTAATACAGAAATCATAGAACTGGCGGAAGAAATGGATTTTGAGGTGATCCATTGGAATGTAAATTCGCATGACTGGCTAAATCCCGGAACAGACGCGATTGTTGATAATGTGATGACAGAAACCACGAACGGAGATATAATCCTAATGCATGCGTCTGATTCAGCCAAGCAAACCGCAGATGCATTAGACATCATTCTACCCGGATTACAAAATAAAGAATTTCAGTTTGTATCCATGTCAGAGCTGATCAATCAAGCAGAAGCAAACGCTGAAATAGTAGATTAA